One genomic window of Gracilinema caldarium DSM 7334 includes the following:
- a CDS encoding lipocalin family protein: MGNQLYIGEFFTAQGSVSGLVGTWVHESMRKKWESNTYMQTYYKTEYIFNANGTVIYKRYESNTGTYNDPTSTDSGTYTYSNGTMTVTDMQENNGAYKISILNNKYLILGNETSPSFWAYLKQ; encoded by the coding sequence GTGGGAAACCAGCTGTATATTGGGGAGTTTTTCACTGCCCAAGGGTCCGTGTCGGGCCTGGTGGGAACCTGGGTTCATGAGTCGATGAGGAAAAAATGGGAGTCCAATACCTATATGCAAACCTATTACAAAACTGAATACATTTTTAATGCTAATGGCACTGTCATTTATAAAAGATATGAATCCAACACAGGGACTTACAACGATCCTACTAGCACAGACTCAGGTACCTACACCTATTCCAACGGGACCATGACTGTAACTGATATGCAAGAAAACAATGGTGCTTATAAAATCTCTATCCTCAACAATAAATACCTTATTTTGGGTAATGAAACATCTCCTTCATTCTGGGCCTATCTAAAGCAGTAG
- a CDS encoding lycopene cyclase domain-containing protein — protein MLYVLLDLLVLAFPLTLSFNRKVGFYKSWPAVFSAILGILFVFGAWDVWKTSIGVWSFNPGYAGTWNVLGLPLGEWLFFICVPYACMFILACVRAYISDRIVPIPLLFWYLVAAIFIILGFILMNKTYTGVVFIAVAIAILAVRFLTPSNLTSTNFWLALALTYIPFFITNGFLTGLPIVLYDDSRNLGIRIGTIPLEDFFFSLSMLLIAFSLYDFFLQRKKRSVVIDT, from the coding sequence ATGTTATATGTATTGTTGGACTTGTTAGTACTAGCCTTTCCCTTGACGTTGTCCTTTAATCGAAAAGTAGGCTTTTATAAATCATGGCCTGCGGTTTTCTCGGCCATTCTGGGAATCCTGTTTGTTTTTGGTGCCTGGGATGTCTGGAAAACGTCCATCGGGGTCTGGTCATTTAATCCGGGTTATGCAGGAACCTGGAATGTTTTGGGGCTCCCCTTAGGGGAATGGCTTTTTTTCATCTGTGTGCCCTATGCCTGTATGTTTATATTGGCCTGTGTCCGGGCATATATTTCTGATCGGATTGTTCCAATCCCCCTCCTGTTCTGGTATCTTGTAGCGGCAATTTTTATCATCCTGGGTTTTATATTGATGAATAAAACCTACACCGGTGTGGTTTTTATTGCTGTAGCGATTGCCATCCTGGCGGTTCGATTTCTTACCCCATCTAATCTTACATCCACCAATTTTTGGCTTGCCCTCGCATTAACCTATATTCCTTTTTTTATCACCAACGGATTCTTAACGGGTTTGCCAATAGTTCTTTATGACGATAGCCGGAATTTAGGCATTCGTATTGGAACCATTCCTCTGGAAGATTTTTTCTTTAGTCTCTCTATGTTACTTATTGCGTTTTCTTTGTATGACTTTTTTCTACAAAGAAAAAAGCGATCTGTTGTTATAGATACTTGA
- a CDS encoding MFS transporter — MAKAKNPDDKKLSSSLSAAYLFIVLFGVVSLFSDMTHEGARSITGPFLSSLGLSAAAVATIAGFGEFVGYALRFASGYLSDKTKRYWLVTGVGYTVNLLSVPLLALAGSWQIAALLMILERAGRAIRNPARDGMLSHATSETGHGKGFGLHEALDQIGATTGPLIITVVLAAGGTMQHAFSFLLIPALTALIILMATRIRYPHPQALETAQKENLRGAHFPKAFWFYLIAASLVAVGFVDYTLLAYHFQKGDLMKPSTIAIYYGIAMGTDAVFALIFGSLYDKIGIRALVISTALSLFFPVFGFQHNGTLALIGVMLWGVGMGAQESIMRAAIAHFASKDKRATAYGFFNMVYGFSWFAGSALFGVLYDISIPWAIVFSVVMQAISIPFFFISARAGASKAV, encoded by the coding sequence ATGGCCAAAGCAAAGAATCCTGATGACAAAAAGCTTTCTTCCTCCCTTTCGGCGGCTTATCTATTTATTGTCCTTTTTGGCGTGGTGAGCCTTTTCTCTGACATGACCCATGAAGGAGCGCGCAGCATCACGGGGCCTTTTCTGTCGAGCCTGGGGCTTTCTGCAGCTGCGGTTGCGACAATTGCCGGCTTCGGTGAGTTTGTCGGATATGCATTGCGTTTTGCTTCTGGCTATTTGAGCGATAAGACAAAGCGCTATTGGCTCGTAACCGGCGTCGGATACACAGTCAATTTGCTTTCGGTGCCGCTCCTTGCGCTTGCAGGCAGCTGGCAGATTGCCGCACTGCTCATGATTCTGGAACGAGCCGGGCGGGCTATACGGAACCCTGCACGAGATGGAATGTTGTCCCATGCAACGTCGGAAACCGGACATGGTAAAGGCTTCGGCTTACATGAAGCGCTGGATCAAATCGGTGCCACAACAGGTCCTCTTATTATTACCGTCGTACTGGCTGCTGGAGGTACGATGCAGCATGCCTTTTCCTTTTTGCTCATCCCTGCACTCACCGCTTTGATCATCCTCATGGCAACCCGAATTCGTTATCCTCATCCTCAAGCCCTCGAAACTGCCCAAAAAGAAAATCTCAGAGGGGCTCACTTTCCGAAGGCATTCTGGTTCTATCTTATTGCGGCATCTTTGGTAGCAGTAGGATTTGTCGATTATACCCTCCTTGCCTATCATTTTCAGAAAGGCGACCTGATGAAACCATCGACCATAGCAATTTACTATGGGATTGCAATGGGCACTGATGCTGTGTTTGCGCTTATTTTTGGATCCCTCTATGACAAGATTGGGATCAGAGCCTTGGTCATATCGACAGCACTGTCATTATTTTTTCCCGTTTTTGGATTTCAACACAATGGAACGCTTGCGCTTATCGGTGTTATGCTCTGGGGAGTAGGAATGGGTGCACAGGAATCAATCATGCGTGCGGCGATTGCGCATTTTGCATCAAAAGACAAGAGGGCCACCGCGTACGGATTTTTCAATATGGTATATGGGTTTTCGTGGTTCGCAGGCAGTGCGCTTTTCGGTGTACTGTATGATATCTCGATCCCATGGGCTATAGTGTTTTCGGTAGTCATGCAGGCAATTTCGATACCTTTCTTTTTCATAAGCGCTAGAGCGGGAGCAAGCAAAGCGGTTTGA
- the aroC gene encoding chorismate synthase: MAGSSFGHLFRITTFGESHGGAVGVVIDGVTPGLELSEADIQKELDRRKGGQNFITTPRQEADEVHIMSGVFEGRTTGTPILLILYNKDARPAAYDDIKDKFRPGHADFTYLKKYGIRDYRGSGRASGRETAGRVAAGAVAKKLLARRGVQIVAYTIRAAGIPCTTFDESVIEQNPLRACDLTAAAAMEARLRQLQEEQDSAGGIVECRVRGLPAGLGEPVFDKLDAELAHAMLSLGAVKGIEFGAGFAAVDMKGSEHNDWMNSNGFITNNAGGIIGGISTGAELIFRIAVKPVSSIAKPQRTINLKGEETEIRTEGRHDTCILPRIVPVVEAMTALVLEDHFKRQAALMA, from the coding sequence ATGGCAGGGAGCAGTTTTGGACACCTTTTCAGAATTACCACCTTTGGAGAATCCCACGGCGGAGCGGTGGGGGTTGTAATCGACGGGGTCACACCGGGGCTGGAACTCAGCGAAGCGGATATCCAAAAAGAGCTGGACCGCCGGAAGGGCGGACAAAACTTTATCACTACCCCACGGCAGGAAGCCGATGAGGTACACATCATGTCCGGTGTCTTTGAAGGCCGGACCACCGGCACTCCCATCCTGCTCATCCTGTACAACAAGGATGCCCGGCCCGCAGCCTACGATGACATAAAGGATAAATTCCGGCCGGGCCACGCGGATTTTACCTATCTTAAAAAATATGGGATCCGGGATTACCGCGGGTCCGGCCGGGCGTCGGGCCGGGAGACCGCCGGCCGGGTTGCCGCCGGCGCGGTGGCAAAGAAACTGCTGGCCCGCAGGGGGGTCCAGATTGTAGCCTATACGATCCGGGCTGCGGGCATTCCCTGCACCACCTTTGACGAATCGGTGATCGAGCAGAACCCCCTGCGGGCCTGCGACCTCACCGCAGCGGCGGCCATGGAAGCGCGGCTCAGGCAGCTACAGGAAGAACAGGACAGCGCCGGCGGCATCGTGGAGTGCCGGGTCCGGGGGCTTCCGGCGGGGCTTGGAGAACCGGTCTTTGACAAACTCGACGCGGAGCTGGCCCATGCTATGCTTTCCCTGGGGGCCGTCAAGGGTATCGAATTCGGTGCGGGCTTTGCTGCAGTGGACATGAAGGGCAGTGAACACAATGACTGGATGAACAGTAACGGCTTTATCACTAACAACGCTGGAGGCATTATCGGAGGCATCAGTACCGGGGCAGAACTGATCTTCCGCATCGCCGTAAAGCCCGTCTCCAGCATCGCAAAACCCCAGAGGACCATCAACCTGAAGGGAGAAGAAACAGAAATCCGCACCGAGGGCCGCCACGACACCTGCATACTCCCCCGGATTGTCCCGGTGGTAGAAGCCATGACCGCCCTTGTGCTGGAGGACCACTTTAAACGCCAGGCCGCCCTCATGGCATAG
- a CDS encoding aminotransferase class I/II-fold pyridoxal phosphate-dependent enzyme has translation MIHQTEFTHSHGYHGGNRSLLLQRARSLGWTGADAAFIDASVNLNPLGPPDFLKEVLFQSYERLVEYPDPSYGELSALVIQYHQCNSNMDVVFGNGADDLIFALPRMLKKITGGRALIRIPSYGSYQEALELAGFAVQTEQNWDRFFCKFDERLDDEPDTMWFGAPNNPDGELPQDYPDGVVAFARKKPKIYFVIDESFIDFTLETSLLNREMVPQNIIVLRSLTKLFAVPGLRIGYGILSKELGYQLRKELPNWPLNSLAEAFSRRVFSDASILDFIQRTKQYVATERSRIMGALSSWYDLCPSKGNFFLLRPRDGAEQAGAFLRDYCLRRGLALRDCSNFPGLGSSWSRLGLKNFSENDQMLKILLDFVGAHSSMYHATTHKDLE, from the coding sequence ATGATCCATCAAACTGAATTCACTCATTCTCATGGATATCATGGGGGTAATCGTTCATTGTTACTACAAAGAGCCCGCAGTCTTGGTTGGACCGGAGCTGATGCGGCTTTTATTGATGCCAGTGTCAACCTTAATCCCTTAGGTCCCCCGGATTTTCTTAAAGAAGTACTGTTTCAATCCTATGAAAGACTAGTAGAATATCCTGATCCTTCATATGGGGAGCTATCTGCCCTAGTAATACAATACCACCAATGTAATTCTAATATGGATGTAGTGTTTGGTAATGGGGCAGATGATCTTATTTTTGCCTTACCCAGGATGCTTAAAAAAATAACCGGTGGCAGAGCTCTGATTCGGATCCCTTCCTATGGGAGTTATCAGGAAGCACTAGAATTGGCGGGTTTTGCTGTACAGACTGAACAAAATTGGGATAGGTTTTTCTGTAAGTTTGATGAAAGATTGGATGATGAGCCAGATACGATGTGGTTTGGAGCTCCGAATAATCCTGATGGGGAACTCCCGCAAGATTATCCGGATGGTGTTGTAGCCTTTGCAAGGAAAAAACCGAAGATTTATTTTGTTATCGACGAATCGTTCATCGATTTTACCCTGGAAACTTCTTTACTGAACAGGGAAATGGTTCCTCAAAATATTATAGTGCTCCGATCTCTGACAAAATTGTTTGCTGTACCGGGGCTTCGGATTGGATATGGGATCCTTTCAAAAGAACTGGGGTACCAGCTCCGAAAAGAATTGCCAAACTGGCCCCTGAACTCCCTGGCAGAAGCTTTTTCACGCCGAGTCTTTAGCGATGCCTCAATTCTCGATTTCATCCAGAGAACTAAACAGTATGTTGCAACGGAGCGGTCCCGTATTATGGGAGCCCTATCATCATGGTATGACCTATGCCCCAGCAAAGGAAATTTTTTTCTCCTGCGGCCAAGGGATGGTGCAGAACAGGCAGGAGCGTTTTTACGTGATTATTGTCTCCGCCGGGGGCTTGCGCTCCGGGACTGTAGTAATTTCCCCGGTCTTGGGTCTTCCTGGTCACGGTTGGGCTTAAAGAATTTTTCTGAAAATGATCAAATGCTTAAGATACTTCTCGATTTTGTTGGAGCTCATTCATCTATGTATCATGCTACCACCCATAAAGACCTGGAATGA
- a CDS encoding arsinothricin resistance N-acetyltransferase ArsN1 family B gives MAIIRTVTHRDAEAIARLYDYYVQNTTVTFEEEPVSGREMARRIDDITAQYPWLVYEDFDQVLGFAYAGKWKGRSAYRYTVESTVYVSRDACGRGVGSALYNRLLAELREQGLHLVIAGIALPNPTSQALHERFGFRKVGEFTEVGYKFGTWLNVGYWELRL, from the coding sequence ATGGCAATCATTCGTACCGTAACGCACCGGGATGCAGAGGCTATAGCCCGGCTTTACGACTACTATGTGCAAAACACCACCGTAACCTTTGAGGAAGAACCTGTCTCGGGTCGGGAAATGGCCCGTCGGATCGATGATATTACCGCCCAGTATCCCTGGCTGGTCTATGAAGACTTTGATCAGGTTCTGGGTTTTGCCTATGCAGGGAAATGGAAGGGCCGGTCAGCCTATCGCTATACGGTAGAATCGACGGTCTATGTGAGCCGGGATGCCTGCGGAAGAGGCGTCGGTTCGGCCCTGTATAACAGGCTGCTGGCGGAACTGCGGGAACAGGGGCTCCACCTCGTTATCGCCGGGATCGCCCTGCCGAATCCTACAAGTCAGGCCCTCCATGAGCGCTTCGGTTTTCGCAAGGTGGGGGAGTTTACCGAGGTCGGGTACAAATTCGGCACCTGGCTTAATGTGGGCTATTGGGAGCTAAGGTTATGA
- a CDS encoding carboxylesterase/lipase family protein — protein MIRIAKTENGLIRGFPAADPRITVFKGIPFAAPPVGNNRWRAPQLCTHWDGIYNAYEYASISIQDTPGLGTDIYCREWHVDPHIPMSEDCLYLNIWTGAQHPDDKLPVVVWFFGGAFQWGYTAEMEFDGERLARRGIVVVTVNYRLNLFGFLAHPELTAEQEESPTNFGHLDQRAGLLWVIRNISHFGGDPGNITIAGQSAGGMSVMVHLTNPSNFGLFQKAIVQSGMITSPYPHSFFGPPPSLKDAEAQGVAFFSFLGVRTLSEARQLDVKYLLRKYNEFVKTHPRMMTVYDNKTCYGNPLYLYMTGSHAHVPLLTGNTLNEFMSGITAATEEAYRMQVNTLFGDKAERFLRCPEAWMHHPDIGYAPINTIEYTTKSVLLKNQAQGGTEPCYYYQFMPDIPGWDNPGAFHSSELWFFFETLAKCWRPFKGYHYDLARKMCNYWTNFVKTGDPNGLDHDGVPLPEWKPYGNALPYQLLFESAGPKLVLQPESEFTKLLIDKLAHQILNEEGNNDEKNSGF, from the coding sequence ATGATACGTATCGCAAAAACTGAAAATGGTCTGATAAGGGGTTTTCCAGCTGCAGATCCCCGTATCACTGTTTTTAAAGGCATTCCCTTTGCCGCCCCTCCAGTTGGGAACAACCGATGGCGGGCTCCACAACTCTGTACTCATTGGGATGGGATATACAATGCCTATGAATATGCATCCATTTCAATACAGGATACTCCAGGCTTGGGTACAGACATATATTGTCGGGAGTGGCATGTAGATCCCCATATCCCCATGAGTGAAGATTGTTTATACCTGAACATATGGACCGGTGCACAGCATCCTGATGATAAACTCCCCGTCGTTGTATGGTTTTTTGGAGGAGCTTTCCAGTGGGGCTATACAGCGGAAATGGAGTTTGATGGAGAGCGCCTTGCCCGCCGGGGCATTGTTGTTGTTACCGTGAATTACCGGCTGAACCTGTTTGGTTTTTTAGCCCATCCAGAATTAACCGCGGAACAGGAAGAAAGCCCCACGAATTTTGGACATCTTGATCAGAGAGCAGGACTACTTTGGGTGATCAGGAATATCAGTCATTTTGGTGGAGATCCCGGGAATATCACGATTGCAGGACAGTCTGCTGGCGGGATGAGCGTCATGGTTCATCTTACCAATCCTTCAAACTTCGGGCTGTTCCAGAAGGCCATTGTACAGAGCGGCATGATCACAAGCCCCTATCCCCATAGTTTTTTTGGTCCCCCTCCTTCACTAAAAGATGCAGAAGCCCAGGGGGTGGCTTTTTTCTCGTTCCTCGGTGTACGCACCCTTTCGGAAGCACGACAGTTGGATGTGAAATACCTTCTCAGAAAATATAATGAATTTGTAAAAACCCATCCCAGGATGATGACTGTTTATGATAACAAGACCTGCTATGGAAACCCCTTATATCTGTATATGACAGGTAGCCATGCCCATGTACCGTTACTCACTGGAAATACCTTAAACGAGTTTATGAGCGGCATAACTGCTGCAACTGAAGAAGCCTACAGAATGCAGGTTAATACTTTGTTCGGTGATAAAGCGGAACGGTTTCTCCGATGCCCCGAGGCGTGGATGCATCACCCTGATATTGGATATGCACCCATTAATACCATTGAATATACCACGAAAAGTGTTCTTCTCAAAAATCAAGCTCAGGGTGGTACAGAACCCTGTTACTATTACCAATTTATGCCCGATATCCCTGGCTGGGATAATCCAGGAGCATTTCATTCATCGGAACTCTGGTTTTTCTTCGAAACCCTGGCAAAATGCTGGAGACCCTTTAAGGGCTATCATTATGACCTTGCACGAAAAATGTGCAATTACTGGACTAACTTTGTAAAGACCGGAGATCCAAACGGTCTTGATCATGATGGAGTTCCCCTTCCTGAATGGAAGCCCTATGGTAATGCTTTACCATACCAGTTGCTCTTTGAATCTGCGGGACCGAAACTGGTTTTACAGCCAGAATCGGAGTTTACAAAATTGCTTATAGATAAGCTTGCACATCAAATCTTAAACGAAGAAGGGAACAATGATGAAAAAAACTCAGGTTTTTAA
- a CDS encoding cytochrome c biogenesis CcdA family protein, translating to MRPPAFINLNFLFLLFILMNPLWAEAGMAGDGQSGETRSIPSPERRIQGVYFTETGCKHCDLFLYSQKQKYEATSGVHLDLETYDILSPEGYKRCVDLLAERGLPFTVFPVLFIGNNVYRGSTEIEQNVPLELAAIRDTGKARLTVPVSGGSPAVSLAAETKSAVPAASGESAPGSVPAPGTAAAFGTLLTILAAGLLDGINPCAFSTLLFFLSFIALRRQEKRALMIVGCSFIGAVFFAYFLMGLGLLQALRSLLSAGRATYYVKGAVSLVAAVLVVLNLRDAQLARQGRARESILQMPQGLKQLSHRVIRSFSVLPLMALGAALTGFLVSVIELACTGQVYLPTLVYMNQSSLSHWSMFLLMLYNVGFIIPLVVVFILVFVGLQHEKIRGWYGKHLCVVRLSTAVLFGVMGMVVWL from the coding sequence ATGAGGCCCCCTGCGTTCATCAACCTGAACTTCTTATTCCTTCTCTTTATATTGATGAACCCCCTCTGGGCCGAGGCGGGTATGGCCGGGGATGGGCAGTCTGGGGAAACCAGGTCGATTCCATCTCCAGAGCGGCGAATTCAGGGGGTGTATTTTACCGAAACAGGATGCAAGCACTGCGACCTCTTTTTATACAGCCAGAAACAGAAGTATGAGGCAACATCGGGGGTACATCTGGATCTTGAAACCTACGACATCCTGTCGCCTGAGGGTTATAAACGCTGTGTAGACCTGCTGGCCGAGCGGGGTCTGCCGTTTACTGTGTTCCCCGTTCTGTTTATCGGTAACAATGTGTACCGGGGTTCGACCGAAATTGAACAGAATGTGCCCCTGGAACTGGCGGCAATCCGTGATACCGGTAAGGCTCGGCTCACGGTGCCCGTATCCGGCGGAAGCCCCGCAGTTTCGTTAGCCGCTGAGACAAAGTCTGCGGTGCCTGCAGCCAGCGGGGAATCCGCACCGGGTTCTGTTCCCGCACCGGGGACCGCTGCGGCCTTCGGGACTCTTCTCACCATCCTTGCCGCAGGTCTTCTCGATGGAATAAACCCCTGTGCCTTTTCCACCCTGCTCTTCTTCCTGAGTTTTATTGCCCTCAGGCGGCAGGAAAAACGGGCCCTGATGATCGTCGGTTGTTCCTTCATCGGTGCGGTGTTCTTTGCGTATTTTCTTATGGGACTTGGTTTGTTACAGGCCTTACGGTCTCTGCTTTCTGCAGGCCGAGCGACCTATTATGTGAAGGGTGCAGTTTCTCTGGTCGCAGCAGTCCTGGTGGTACTCAATCTTCGGGATGCGCAGCTTGCCCGGCAGGGCAGGGCACGTGAGTCGATCTTGCAGATGCCACAGGGGCTGAAACAGCTTTCTCATAGGGTTATTCGGTCCTTTTCGGTTCTGCCCCTCATGGCGCTTGGGGCAGCCCTTACGGGCTTTCTTGTTTCAGTCATTGAGCTTGCCTGCACTGGTCAGGTATATCTGCCAACTTTGGTCTATATGAACCAGTCCTCCCTGAGTCATTGGAGTATGTTTCTGCTTATGCTGTATAATGTTGGATTTATTATACCTCTTGTTGTAGTATTTATATTAGTCTTTGTTGGACTACAGCATGAAAAAATCAGGGGCTGGTATGGGAAGCACCTTTGTGTCGTACGGCTTAGTACGGCGGTGCTTTTTGGAGTGATGGGAATGGTGGTGTGGTTGTAG
- the hepT gene encoding type VII toxin-antitoxin system HepT family RNase toxin, producing the protein MLINVDDVMLNKAAIIERSIRRALEEFQQDPTLTKFTHIDALTLNIERACQAAIDLAIHICSVSHLGIPQTSADAFRILEKSQILSKETAKAMVAMVGFRNVAIHEYQQMDMAVLRSIAEEGWKSLVHYVAELGMVIRP; encoded by the coding sequence ATGCTTATCAACGTTGATGATGTAATGCTGAATAAAGCTGCCATCATTGAGCGCTCCATACGCCGGGCTTTGGAAGAATTTCAACAGGACCCGACATTAACCAAGTTCACCCATATCGATGCCCTTACTTTGAACATAGAACGGGCGTGTCAGGCTGCTATAGATTTGGCAATTCATATTTGTTCTGTATCTCACCTTGGAATACCTCAGACCAGTGCTGATGCTTTTAGAATTCTGGAAAAATCTCAAATACTTTCCAAAGAAACTGCGAAGGCAATGGTTGCTATGGTCGGCTTCAGAAATGTTGCCATACATGAATATCAACAAATGGATATGGCAGTTCTGCGCTCGATAGCCGAAGAAGGCTGGAAATCCCTGGTACACTACGTCGCAGAATTGGGAATGGTGATACGACCATAG
- the cbiB gene encoding adenosylcobinamide-phosphate synthase CbiB produces the protein MNKYESLFAIFAALGLDFLIGDPVFALHPVRLLGNLACKAETWSRRLLGCESSRVSNGTREKALPILRLRLAGMLSWFIVTIPAACIPLAGHRLLLKCGFMPVFIWDSLIIWASFAIKDLVQHAREVTLALERDVLENKGGTQPHHGRKAVSLLVGRDPEKLDSEGVARACIESVAESSVDSIASPLLYAVLLGPWAALLYRAINTMDSIFGHKNDRYRYFGWWAARSDDVANFIPARFSALAACLCASFVGGSILEAWNIFITYRKAHESPNSGHPEAAYAGVLNLKLGGPTWYPEGLVDKPWIHPEGKAPDTSDIARALRLLYWNTAVTILVLSLCFLAFAVL, from the coding sequence ATGAACAAGTATGAATCGCTGTTTGCCATTTTTGCCGCCTTAGGACTGGACTTCCTTATTGGGGATCCGGTTTTTGCTCTCCATCCGGTGCGGCTTTTAGGGAATTTAGCATGCAAAGCAGAAACCTGGTCCCGGCGGCTTTTAGGCTGTGAGTCTTCTAGGGTATCCAATGGGACGAGGGAAAAAGCTCTTCCTATCCTCAGGCTGAGGCTAGCTGGTATGCTTTCCTGGTTTATCGTTACCATCCCGGCTGCTTGTATTCCCCTGGCAGGACATAGATTATTATTAAAATGTGGGTTTATGCCAGTTTTCATCTGGGACAGTCTTATTATTTGGGCTTCCTTTGCCATCAAGGACCTGGTTCAACACGCCCGGGAAGTAACCCTTGCTTTAGAACGGGATGTCCTCGAAAACAAGGGAGGGACACAACCCCATCATGGCCGAAAAGCGGTGTCCCTGCTGGTTGGGCGGGATCCTGAAAAGCTCGATTCAGAGGGAGTCGCCCGGGCTTGTATAGAAAGTGTGGCTGAGAGCTCTGTGGACAGTATCGCAAGTCCGCTCTTGTATGCCGTTCTTTTGGGCCCCTGGGCGGCCCTGCTGTACCGGGCAATTAACACAATGGACTCAATCTTTGGTCATAAAAATGATCGGTACCGCTATTTTGGCTGGTGGGCCGCCCGATCAGACGATGTAGCTAATTTTATTCCAGCCCGTTTCTCTGCTCTGGCGGCGTGTCTTTGTGCTTCCTTTGTGGGAGGTTCTATTCTGGAGGCATGGAACATTTTTATCACCTATCGTAAGGCCCATGAAAGCCCCAATTCGGGCCATCCCGAGGCAGCCTATGCGGGGGTGCTCAATCTAAAGCTTGGAGGCCCCACCTGGTATCCTGAAGGTTTAGTGGATAAACCCTGGATACATCCTGAAGGGAAAGCTCCTGATACATCGGATATAGCAAGGGCCCTTCGGTTACTGTACTGGAATACAGCTGTAACAATACTGGTTCTCTCCCTTTGCTTCCTGGCTTTTGCTGTACTTTAA
- the mntA gene encoding type VII toxin-antitoxin system MntA family adenylyltransferase antitoxin has product MKLSQKVIDQIRFLLEQDVRIAAAYLLGSSIQGRMRPDSDIDVAVLPFQGIALHSLDLAAIGGHISYEVGRQVDVGLLSSANLVYARQVLGAGYRLFTKDPFYVDLMETSLISMYLWFTEERKELVHAYQR; this is encoded by the coding sequence ATGAAGCTTTCACAAAAGGTCATAGACCAGATACGCTTCCTGCTTGAGCAGGATGTCCGGATCGCTGCAGCCTATCTGCTGGGTAGCAGTATCCAGGGGCGAATGAGGCCAGACAGCGATATCGATGTGGCTGTATTACCATTTCAGGGTATAGCTTTGCATAGTTTGGACCTAGCAGCGATTGGGGGGCATATTTCCTATGAGGTAGGTCGGCAGGTTGATGTGGGGCTCCTGTCCTCCGCTAACCTGGTCTACGCACGGCAAGTCCTTGGTGCAGGTTATCGTCTCTTTACCAAAGATCCCTTTTATGTAGATCTTATGGAAACAAGCCTCATCAGCATGTATCTCTGGTTTACCGAAGAACGAAAGGAATTAGTTCATGCTTATCAACGTTGA